DNA sequence from the Caulobacter segnis genome:
GGCGGCGCCAAGGTGGTCGTCAAGTCGCTGGCCCAAGGCTTCGAACGGACGCTGACCACGGATACGGACGGGCAGTTCCGCGCCCAGGCCGTGCCGATCGGCGCCTATGCCGTGACTATCACCAAGGACGGCTATCAGCCGGGCGGCGACCAGAACGTCCGCGTCGCCCTGGGCGGGACCAGCAACTACGCCTTCACGCTCTCGGCCGAGGGCGAGGTCGCCGAGCTGGTGGTCACCGCGACCGCCAATCCGCAGCTCGACTTCTCGCAGACCACCAAGGGCCTGACCGTCGATCTGGAAGACCTGGTCAAGCAGGTCCCGGTCGGCCGTGACATCACCTCGGTGGTGTTGCTGACGCCGGGCGCGGTGGCCGGTGACACGGCCTTTGGCAACCAGCCGTCGGTCTCCGGCTCGGGGGTCTCGGAAAACAGCTTCTACATCAACGGCCTGAACGTCACGAACTTCGCGACGGGCATCGGCGGCTCGACGATCCCGTTCGACTTCTACAAGACCGTCGAGGTCAAGACCGGCGGCATCCCGGCCGAGTACGGCCGCGCCACCGGCGGCGTGATCAACGCGGTCACCAAGTCGGGCTCGAACCAGTTCAAGTTCGCCGTCCACCAGAACTTCACGCCGGCGGGCCTGCGCAGCACGTCGCCGGACACCTTCCAGTACGAGAACAGCAAGTACGCCGAGGAGACCAACAGCACGACGTTCGAGGTCAGCGGCCCGATCATCGAGGATCGCTTGTTCTTCTACGTGATGAACCAGCAGCAGCAGAAGACCTCGACCACCTACTCGCTGGTCAACAGCGCCCGCTACAAGGAAAAGCAGAACGATCCGTTCTGGGGCGTGAAGCTTGACGGCTACATCACCGACCGCCAGCGCCTGGAGTTCACCTGGTTCGACACCACGCGAGTCGTCGACCGTACGACGCTGGGCTACAGCAACGGCGTCCTGGGCTCTACGCCGACCCGCACGCGCTACGAGTACGGCGGCGTCAGCTGGGTGGGCAAGTACACCAACACCCTGACCGACTGGCTGACGATCTCGGCGGCCTACGGCAAGAACAGCGACCGCAACTCGATCCTGCCCAGCAACAGCACCACGCCCTACATCTACGACTACAAGACGCTGGGTACGACCAACCAGCGCGTGGGCGCCCAGACCACCGGCAGCGTGACCTATCCCGTGCAGATGGACCGCGAGTTCTGGCGGGCCGACGCCGACGTCTTCTTCAGCCTGCTGGGCGACCACCACGTGCGCCTGGGCTACGAGGACGAGAAGCTCACCTACACCAAGTACTCGCGCCGCACGGGCGGGCACTCGTACTACTACCGCACCGCCGGGGCGACCAACACGCTGGGTCTGGCCACCGGGACCCAGTACGTCCAGGTCCTGACCTACAATTCGGGTGGCATGTTCGAGGGCCGCAACAAGGCCGCCTACATCCAGGACTCGTGGGACGTCACGCCCCGCCTGAACCTGCAACTGGGCGTGCGCTGGGACAACATGGCCCAGAGCAACGGCTCGGGTGACACCTTCGCCCAGTTCGACAAGGAGATCGGTCCGCGCTTCGGCTTCAACTGGGACCCGTTCGGCAACCGCCAGGACAAGCTGTTCGGCTCGTACGGCCGCTACTACCAGCCGATTGCGGCCAACACCGCCTACCGCATGTCGGCGGCCGAGACCTACTTCTCGGAATACTACCTGTTCAACGGCTACAACGCCTCGAGCTACCTGCCGAACCTGTCGACCCAGATCACCACCACGACCAATCCGACGGCGGTGCTGAAGGCCTGTCCGGCCGGCGGCCTGACGGCGGCGGGCACGGTGGGCTGCGCGGTCAGCGCGGACGGCGTCGCCCCGACCTCGGACAACATCGCGGCCCAGAACCTGAAGTCGACCTACGAGGACGAGTTCGTGCTGGGCTACGAGCACCGGTTCAACACCCTGTGGACCGCCAGCGCGGTGCTGACCTACCGCAACCTGGGCCGCACGGCCGAGGACGCCTATCTGGACGACGCGGTGGTCAACTGGTGCAATCGCAACGGCTATTCCGGCTGCGCCAGCCTGTGGCCGGGCGACACCTACTACCTACTGGTCAATCCGGGCAGCTCGGCGGTGGTCAAGCTGAACCAGGCCCTGCCGGGCGAGACCACGGCGCGGACCATCACCCTGACCAGCGAGGATCTGGCCCTGCCCAAGGCCAAGCGCGAGTATATCGGCCTGGAGCTGGCCTTCGAGCGCGCCTTCGACGGCAAGTGGGGCCTGCAGGGCTCGTACGTGGTGTCAGAATCCAAGGGCAACTACGAGGGCGGGGTGAAGTCCGACATCGGCCAGTCCGACACCGGCATCACCCAGGACTACGACTTCGCCTCGGTCATGGAAGGCGCCTATGGCCTGCTGCCTAACCACCACGGGCATCAGTTCAAGCTGACGGGCTCCTACCAGGTGAACGAGCAGCTGCTGATCGGCACGAACATGTCGCTGATCTCGCCGCGTCACTACGGCTGCATCGGCCTGCACCCGACGGACACGCTGCTGAACGCCGACTACGGCGCGGCCGCCTGGTACTGCGGCGGGGACCTGACCGCGCGCGGGACCCAGTTCAAGACCGACTGGACCAAGAAGATCGACGTGTCGTTCCGCTACACGGTTCCGTATACGCGGATCCCGGGCGAGCTGGTGCTGCGCGCCGACATCTTCAACGTCTTCAACTTCAAGGGCGTGAGCGAGGCCTACGAGTACGGCGAGACCGACTCGGGCGAGGTCGACACCGACTACGGCAAGGCGACGGCCTATCAGGCCCCGCGTTCCGTGCGTCTGGGCTTCGACTGGAGCTTCTAGAGGCGTCCATCGGATCGGCCCGGGCGAAAGCTCGGGCCGGACTCCCCTCGGGCGATGGCGCGCTCTAACGTGGCCGTGTCATCGCTCGGAGGACTTTTCTCTTGCGCCTGCTCACCCGGATCGCCGCGAGCCTGTCGGCCGCCCTGCTGCTGGCCGTCCCGCCGGTCCTGGCCGCCCCCGCCAAGTCCAAGGCCGCCGCCGTCCGCGCCCTTGACGCCGGGGCCGTGGCCTCGCCCGACCGCTATGGGGCGCTGGCGGCGCGTGAGATCCTGAAGGCGGGCGGCAACGCGGTCGACGCGGCGGTGGCGACGGGCTTCGCCCTGGCCGTCACCTATCCCGAGGCGGGCAATCTGGGCGGCGGCGGGTTCATGACCCTGTATGTCGACGGCAAGCCCTACTTCCTCGACTACCGCGAGACCGCGCCGGCGGCGGCCACGGCGGACATGTATCTGGGTCCCGACGGCGAGCCCGTCGCCGCGCTCAGCCAGTACGGCAATCTGGCGGTCGGCGTGCCGGGGACGGTGCGCGGCCTGGCCATGGCCCACAAGCGCTTCGGCAAGCTGCCCTGGGCGCGGGTGCTGGCGCCGGCGATCCGCTACGCCCGCGACGGCTTCCTGGTGACGCCGCAGCTGATCGGCATCCTGGACGGCAGCCGCGCGCCGTTCGCCCAAACCAATTTCGAGGCGCATTTCGGCGGGCTGAAGGCCGGAGCGATGTTCCGGCAGCCGGAGCTGGCCGCGACCCTGGAGCGGATCGCCCAGGGCGGCGACAAGGCGTTCTACGAGGGCAGGACCGCCGAGCTTCTGGTCGCCCAGATGGCGCGCGGACCGGTC
Encoded proteins:
- a CDS encoding TonB-dependent receptor, which codes for MHFSLSHRALRGRLLASSLLAGVAAFSAGAALTPTVASAQDFSSGALVGRVVSSAGAPVGGAKVVVKSLAQGFERTLTTDTDGQFRAQAVPIGAYAVTITKDGYQPGGDQNVRVALGGTSNYAFTLSAEGEVAELVVTATANPQLDFSQTTKGLTVDLEDLVKQVPVGRDITSVVLLTPGAVAGDTAFGNQPSVSGSGVSENSFYINGLNVTNFATGIGGSTIPFDFYKTVEVKTGGIPAEYGRATGGVINAVTKSGSNQFKFAVHQNFTPAGLRSTSPDTFQYENSKYAEETNSTTFEVSGPIIEDRLFFYVMNQQQQKTSTTYSLVNSARYKEKQNDPFWGVKLDGYITDRQRLEFTWFDTTRVVDRTTLGYSNGVLGSTPTRTRYEYGGVSWVGKYTNTLTDWLTISAAYGKNSDRNSILPSNSTTPYIYDYKTLGTTNQRVGAQTTGSVTYPVQMDREFWRADADVFFSLLGDHHVRLGYEDEKLTYTKYSRRTGGHSYYYRTAGATNTLGLATGTQYVQVLTYNSGGMFEGRNKAAYIQDSWDVTPRLNLQLGVRWDNMAQSNGSGDTFAQFDKEIGPRFGFNWDPFGNRQDKLFGSYGRYYQPIAANTAYRMSAAETYFSEYYLFNGYNASSYLPNLSTQITTTTNPTAVLKACPAGGLTAAGTVGCAVSADGVAPTSDNIAAQNLKSTYEDEFVLGYEHRFNTLWTASAVLTYRNLGRTAEDAYLDDAVVNWCNRNGYSGCASLWPGDTYYLLVNPGSSAVVKLNQALPGETTARTITLTSEDLALPKAKREYIGLELAFERAFDGKWGLQGSYVVSESKGNYEGGVKSDIGQSDTGITQDYDFASVMEGAYGLLPNHHGHQFKLTGSYQVNEQLLIGTNMSLISPRHYGCIGLHPTDTLLNADYGAAAWYCGGDLTARGTQFKTDWTKKIDVSFRYTVPYTRIPGELVLRADIFNVFNFKGVSEAYEYGETDSGEVDTDYGKATAYQAPRSVRLGFDWSF